The sequence AAGTGGCTCGTTCCATTTTTGGAATGGATCCAATTAATAAGGGAGAAGTATTTGTTAAAGGGGAAAAGAAATCCATTCAATCCTCTAAAGACGCCATAAATAATGGATTGGCACTTATTCCAGAAGACCGAAGGGTACAGGGTCTTGTTCTAGACCATAGTGTTAAGGATAATATGATCCTCCCAATTCTTTCTAAATTAAAAAAGGGATTCACAATTGATAACAAGAAGGCAAATGACATTGCTGAGAAGTTAGTAAGAAAACTGAATATCAAAACAGATGATATCTTCAAAACTACTAAACTATTATCAGGCGGAAATCAGCAAAAAATAGTTTTAGCAAAATGGTTAGCAAATAATCCAGATGTATTAATTTTGGATGAACCAACAATTGGTGTGGATATCGGTGCTAAGACAGAAATTGTCGAAATTATTCGTGAATTAGCAGATGACGGAAAAGGTATTTTAGTGATTTCATCAGAACTTCCTGAGCTACTAGCTGTAAGTGATAGAGTTATCGTAATGCACGAAGGCAAAGTTCTCAAGGAGATGAATCGAAGAGAAATTCATTCAGAGGAGGAGCTGCAGCATGCAATCCAAGGATATTAAGGTCGATAATCAAATAAGTAAGAGTAATGATGTCTCACTTAGTTTTCTAAAGAAGTTTGATTGGCGCAATTATATTGTTTACTTTGCTTTTATTGGTGTAATTATTTATTTCTCTGTGACTTTATATGATGATGGATTCGTTTCAGCTGATAATATGATGAACATTATTCGCCAAACAGCTATGATCACGATTATGGCTGTAGCAATGACCTTTGTCATCAGCTCTGCTGAAATAGATCTTTCTATAGGTTCAATTACCGCTCTATCTTCACTTTTCGCGGCACTTGCCATTCAATCGGGATTTGGATTTATTGGAGGTCTTGCAGCGGGCTTAGCAACGGGGTTAGCAGTGGGCTTCATCAATGGGATTTTAATTACAAAGGTTAAGATTCCATCATTTCTAGTTACTCTTGGAACGATGGGTATCATAAGCGGTACGGCTATGTGGATTACGAGTACAGCACCAGTTCCAATTCTAGATCAAACCTTTAACACTATCTTTGGTGCCGGCAAAATTGGTCCAATTCCAATTATCTTTATTTGGACATTTATTGTAGTAGTGATTGGTCATATTTTATTACGTAAGACATCATTTGGTAGACAAACTTTAGCAACTGGTGGAAATGAAAGTGCAGCAAAATTTTCAGGTATTAATACTGCAAAAATTAAATTATATGCATTTATGGGAACAGGATTAGCAGCAGGCTTTGCCGGTATTTTATATGCAGGCCGTATGCAAGCGGGTCGATATACCTTTGGACAAGGGGATGAAATGTCAGTTATTGCTGCTGTAATTTTAGGTGGAACAGCATTAGCAGGTGGTACTGGTACCATTATTGGGACAGTAGTCGGATCCCTAATGATTGGAGTCATTAATAACGGACTGATTATCATGGGACTTGATGTCAGCCAGCAAATGATCATCAGAGGTT comes from Bacillus tuaregi and encodes:
- a CDS encoding ABC transporter permease: MQSKDIKVDNQISKSNDVSLSFLKKFDWRNYIVYFAFIGVIIYFSVTLYDDGFVSADNMMNIIRQTAMITIMAVAMTFVISSAEIDLSIGSITALSSLFAALAIQSGFGFIGGLAAGLATGLAVGFINGILITKVKIPSFLVTLGTMGIISGTAMWITSTAPVPILDQTFNTIFGAGKIGPIPIIFIWTFIVVVIGHILLRKTSFGRQTLATGGNESAAKFSGINTAKIKLYAFMGTGLAAGFAGILYAGRMQAGRYTFGQGDEMSVIAAVILGGTALAGGTGTIIGTVVGSLMIGVINNGLIIMGLDVSQQMIIRGLIIILAVALGRKAIR